The Panicum hallii strain FIL2 chromosome 9, PHallii_v3.1, whole genome shotgun sequence genome has a window encoding:
- the LOC112878144 gene encoding polyubiquitin-like, giving the protein MKRGAMDVRQEQPPRYKIQVKMVKTVALDVKSTDTVDQIKTKISAIEGIGKSQQVLFFCGNHLENNNRLADYNIMTNSSVDLYVTDGMQISVSIPSVGKIIKLNLKKSQSVADVKSEIEQKVGIPLDEQILMYGCQQLEDNKLLSQCGLSNGHTLHVLVCPTDKLRISINVDGERTVNLDVKSWYTVADVKLMIETFEGLPACSQILMRTQPGGAETLKDTETLQNQHIRNNDTLMLHQNIQFFVKTYEGKTLTMSMRTCDTTDKVMEKVAAKLMMMAGVYYLHYGGHVMCPEDTLQKHKVANNSTVDIRLRNSNVVS; this is encoded by the exons atgaaGCGGGGCGCCATGGACGTGCGCCAGGAGCAGCCGCCTCGGTACAAG ATCCAGGTCAAGATGGTGAAAACGGTGGCACTTGATGTGAAGTCCACTGATACCGTTGATCAGATCAAGACTAAGATCAGTGCCATAGAGGGGATTGGTAAGAGCCAGCAAGTGCTCTTTTTTTGTGGAAATCACTTGGAGAACAACAACAGGCTTGCTGATTACAACATCATGACAAACTCTTCTGTCGACCTCTATGTAACCGATGGGATGCAAATATCTGTCAGTATCCCCTCAGTTGGAAAGATAATCAAGCTCAATTTGAAGAAATCCCAGAGTGTTGCTGATGTCAAGTCAGAGATTGAACAGAAGGTGGGAATTCCTCTGGATGAACAAATCCTGATGTATGGGTGCCAACAGCTTGAGGACAACAAGTTGCTGAGTCAGTGTGGTTTGAGCAACGGCCACACGCTGCATGTTCTGGTCTGCCCAACTGACAAGCTGCGTATATCTATCAATGTTGATGGTGAAAGAACTGTGAATCTAGATGTCAAAAGCTGGTATACTGTTGCTGATGTCAAGTTGATGATTGAGACCTTTGAGGGTTTACCTGCATGCTCACAGATACTCATGCGAACTCAACCTGGCGGTGCTGAAACACTGAAAGACACTGAAACGCTGCAGAATCAGCACATCAGGAACAATGACACCCTCATGCTGCATCAGAACATCCAGTTCTTCGTCAAGACATATGAAGGGAAGACGTTAACGATGTCTATGAGGACGTGTGACACGACGGACAAAGTCATGGAGAAGGTTGCAGCAAAGCTGATGATGATGGCAGGTGTCTACTACCTGCACTACGGGGGGCATGTTATGTGTCCTGAGGATACTCTTCAGAAGCACAAGGTCGCGAACAATTCCACAGTTGATATCCGCCTTCGGAATTCAAATGTAGTATCCTAG
- the LOC112875172 gene encoding long-chain-alcohol oxidase FAO2-like isoform X1, which yields MAVQGEETAEKQAAVPGGGTTAAARGHPLLRGWRRERYTHGMHPAQMEALRAMCGALIPSLPADGGHGRGDPPGGKDLERFYRASAADSTIPDEVAELMVTRCIREAVALAWVVLWVLSTRVGTLLLCGRLCAAGGFPYVRKFADMPPERREAALQRWNRVRWLFPLRIAFAIVKILCHYVFYAMVNENSENPYWKAIGYSVHEQREGQAEAAPSPSRPLDVGVVETRLLNDNALLRSLVGRGLTVKPAASDADHHVVQCDAVIVGSGCGGGVAAAVLASAGYKVVVVEKGDYFTAADYSSIEGPSMERLFERGGIFCTSNVTTMIFTGATVGGGSAVNWSASIRTPREVTQEWAREHGLPVFASPGYVQAMDAVCDRLSVTDGCREEGFQNKVVRRGCEALGLCADAVPRNSSEGHFCGSCNFGCPTGDKRGTDTTWLVDAVARGAVILTGCKAEHFVFEKNSSSGRGRGKKCVGLVATCASDGVSKKLRIEAKVSIAACGALMTPPLLRSSGLKNRHIGRNLHLHPVSMAWGYFPESRQDPQLAGKCYEGGIITSMHRVTERTIIETPALGPGAFAAMVPWESGRDMKERMRRYSRTAHAFALVRDRGAGFVDGEGRVRFTPSREDVEELRHGLRRALRILVAAGAAEVGTHRSDGQRLRCKGLRDEDLEAFLDEVTVEKGPMHSRADRWALLASAHQMSSCRMGASPRDGAVDGRGESWEAEGLYVCDGSVLPTAVGVNPMITIQSTAYCVSKGIAETLATAYVKKP from the exons ATGGCGGTGCAGGGCGAGGAGACGGCGGAGAAGCAGGCGGCGGTGCCGGGCGGgggcacgacggcggcggcgaggggccacCCGCTGCTGCGCGGGTGGCGGCGCGAGAGGTACACGCACGGGATGCACCCGGCGCAGATGGAGGCGCTCCGCGCCATGTGCGGCGCGCTCATCCCCTCGCTGCCCGCGGACGGCGGCCACGGCCGCGGGGACCCGCCCGGCGGCAAGGACCTCGAGCGCTTCTaccgcgcctccgccgccgactCCACCATCCCCGACGAG GTTGCGGAGCTGATGGTGACGCGGTGCATCCGGGAGGCGGTGGCGCTGGCGTGGGTGGTGCTGTGGGTGCTGAGCACGCGAGTGGGCACGCTGCTGCTGTGCGGCCGCCTGTGCGCCGCCGGCGGCTTCCCCTACGTCCGCAAGTTCGCCGACATGCCGCCAGAGCGCCGGGAGGCGGCGCTGCAGCGATGGAACCGGGTGCGCTGGCTCTTCCCGCTCCGGATCGCCTTCGCTATCGTCAAGATCCTCTGCCACTACGTCTTCTACGCCATG GTGAACGAGAACTCTGAGAATCCGTACTGGAAAGCGATTGGATACAGCGTTCACGAGCAACGGGAGGGtcaggcggaggcggcgccgtcgccgtcccgGCCTCTCGACGTCGGCGTCGTGGAGACCAGGCTGCTGAACGACAACGCGCTACTCAGGTCGCTCGTGGGCAGGGGCCTCACGGTGAAGCCGGCCGCGTCGGACGCGGACCACCACGTCGTGCAATGCGACGCCGTCATCGTCGGGtcaggctgcggcggcggcgtggccgcGGCCGTGCTCGCTTCCGCGGGGTACAAGGTGGTCGTCGTCGAGAAGGGCGACTACTTCACCGCCGCGGACTACAGCTCGATCGAGGGCCCGTCCATGGAGCGCCTCTTCGAGCGGGGCGGCATCTTCTGCACGTCCAACGTGACCACGATGATCTTCACGGGCGCCACggtcggcggcggctcggcggtgAACTGGTCCGCCAGCATCCGCACGCCGAGGGAGGTGACGCAGGAGTGGGCGCGCGAGCACGGGCTCCCGGTGTTCGCGAGCCCCGGGTACGTGCAGGCCATGGACGCGGTGTGCGACCGGCTCTCGGTGACCGACGGGTGCCGGGAGGAAGGGTTCCAGAACAAGGTGGTCCGCCGCGGGTGCGAGGCGCTCGGGCTGTGCGCGGACGCCGTGCCGCGCAACTCGTCGGAGGGACACTTCTGCGGGAGCTGCAACTTCGGCTGCCCCACCGGCGACAAGCGCGGCACGGACACGACGTGGCTCGTGGACGCCGTCGCGCGCGGCGCGGTCATCCTGACCGGCTGCAAGGCCGAGCACTTCGTGTTCGAGAAAAACAGCAGCAGCGGGCGCGGCCGGGGCAAGAAGTGCGTGGGTCTGGTGGCGACGTGCGCGAGCGACGGCGTCTCCAAGAAGCTGCGCATCGAGGCCAAGGTCTCGATCGCGGCGTGCGGGGCGCTGAtgacgccgccgctgctgcgcaGCAGCGGGCTCAAGAACCGGCACATCGGCCGCAACCTCCACCTCCACCCGGTGTCCATGGCGTGGGGCTACTTCCCGGAGAGCAGGCAGGACCCTCAGCTCGCCGGCAAGTGCTACGAGGGCGGCATCATCACGAGCATGCACCGCGTCACGGAGCGCACCATCATCGAGACGCCGGCGCTGGGTCCCGGCGCCTTCGCCGCCATGGTCCCCTGGGAGTCCGGCCGCGACATGAAGGAGCGGATGCGCCGGTACTCCCGCACCGCGCACGCCTTCGCGCTGGTCCGCGACCGCGGCGCCGGGTTCGTGGACGGCGAGGGCCGCGTGCGCTTCACCCCGAGCCGCGAGGACGTGGAGGAGCTCCGCCACGGCCTGCGCCGCGCGCTGCGCATCCtggtggccgccggcgccgccgaggtCGGCACCCACCGCAGCGACGGGCAGCGGCTGCGGTGCAAGGGCCTCCGCGACGAGGACCTGGAGGCGTTCCTGGACGAGGTGACCGTCGAGAAGGGGCCCATGCACTCgagggccgacag GTGGGCGCTCCTGGCGTCGGCGCACCAGATGAGCAGCTGCCGGATGGGCGCGAGCCCCCGGGACGGCGCCGTGGACGGCCGCGGCGAGAGCTGGGAGGCCGAGGGGCTGTACGTGTGCGACGGCAGcgtgctgcccacggcggtgggTGTGAACCCCATGATCACCATCCAGTCCACCGCGTACTGCGTCTCCAAGGGCATTGCCGAGACCCTGGCGACGGCGTATGTCAAGAAACCGTAG
- the LOC112872832 gene encoding polyubiquitin-like yields MGSRQEQQRHSSYKIYVKMMKTVPLDVEYTDRVDQVKAKIGAIEGIDKGQQELFFAGIHLKNDNVITDYGIMANSSVDLYVTDGIQISVKIPSVGKTIKLDVKKSQSVADIEQKGGIPRNEQILMHAGRQLEDTQFGLGNGQTLHVLICPTEKLHISVNVEGERTLNLDVKSWYTIADVKLMIETMLGLPAFMQTQSGGDAELEDTQILKSLHVENGEVLMLYQSVQLFIKTWEGKTLTMSVKMSGMTKDAMKKIEEKLPLKEGVYYLHYRGRVLSPGDTLRKSKIGSNSTIEVRLQNVEEYCKKERSAGELASWARRLN; encoded by the exons ATGGGCTCCCGCCAGGAGCAGCAGCGCCACAGCAGCTACAAG ATCTATGTCAAGATGATGAAAACTGTACCGCTTGATGTTGAATACACTGATAGGGTCGATCAGGTGAAGGCTAAAATTGGTGCCATTGAGGGGATTGACAAGGGTCAGCAAGAGCTCTTTTTTGCTGGAATTCACTTGAAGAATGACAACGTGATCACTGATTATGGCATCATGGCCAACTCTTCTGTTGACCTCTATGTAACTGATGGGATTCAAATATCTGTCAAGATACCCTCTGTTGGAAAGACTATCAAGCTCGATGTGAAGAAATCCCAAAGTGTCGCTGACATCGAACAGAAGGGTGGGATTCCTCGGAATGAACAAATCCTGATGCACGCAGGCCGACAGCTTGAGGATACTCAGTTTGGTTTGGGCAATGGTCAGACGCTGCATGTTCTGATTTGTCCGACTGAAAAGCTGCATATATCTGTCAATGTTGAGGGTGAAAGAACTTTGAATCTCGATGTAAAAAGCTGGTATACTATTGCTGATGTCAAGTTGATGATTGAGACCATGTTGGGTTTACCTGCCTTCATGCAGACTCAATCTGGCGGTGATGCAGAACTTGAGGACACTCAGATACTGAAGAGTCTACATGTCGAGAACGGAGAGGTCCTCATGTTGTACCAGAGTGTCCAGTTGTTCATCAAGACTTGGGAAGGGAAGACGTTAACAATGTCAGTGAAAATGTCTGGCATGACAAAGGATGCCATGAAGAAAATCGAAGAAAAGCTGCCACTTAAGGAAGGTGTCTATTATCTACACTACAGGGGCCGTGTTCTATCTCCTGGGGACACTCTTCGGAAGTCTAAGATTGGGAGCAATTCTACCATTGAAGTCCGCCTCCAGAATGTTGAGGAGTATTGCAAAAAAGAAAGAAGCGCCGGGGAGCTAGCTAGTTGGGCCAGGAGACTGAACTAA
- the LOC112875172 gene encoding long-chain-alcohol oxidase FAO1-like isoform X2, translating into MAVQGEETAEKQAAVPGGGTTAAARGHPLLRGWRRERYTHGMHPAQMEALRAMCGALIPSLPADGGHGRGDPPGGKDLERFYRASAADSTIPDEVAELMVTRCIREAVALAWVVLWVLSTRVGTLLLCGRLCAAGGFPYVRKFADMPPERREAALQRWNRVRWLFPLRIAFAIVKILCHYVFYAMVNENSENPYWKAIGYSVHEQREGQAEAAPSPSRPLDVGVVETRLLNDNALLRSLVGRGLTVKPAASDADHHVVQCDAVIVGSGCGGGVAAAVLASAGYKVVVVEKGDYFTAADYSSIEGPSMERLFERGGIFCTSNVTTMIFTGATVGGGSAVNWSASIRTPREVTQEWAREHGLPVFASPGYVQAMDAVCDRLSVTDGCREEGFQNKVVRRGCEALGLCADAVPRNSSEGHFCGSCNFGCPTGDKRGTDTTWLVDAVARGAVILTGCKAEHFVFEKNSSSGRGRGKKCVGLVATCASDGVSKKLRIEAKVSIAACGALMTPPLLRSSGLKNRHIGRNLHLHPVSMAWGYFPESRQDPQLAGKCYEGGIITSMHRVTERTIIETPALGPGAFAAMVPWESGRDMKERMRRYSRTAHAFALVRDRGAGFVDGEGRVRFTPSREDVEELRHGLRRALRILVAAGAAEVGTHRSDGQRLRCKGLRDEDLEAFLDEVTVEKGPMHSRADRWALHCSAHQMGSCRMGSSPRDGAVDGRGESWEAEGLYVCDGSLLPTAVGVNPMITIQSIAYCLSKGIAETLAQGEKQ; encoded by the exons ATGGCGGTGCAGGGCGAGGAGACGGCGGAGAAGCAGGCGGCGGTGCCGGGCGGgggcacgacggcggcggcgaggggccacCCGCTGCTGCGCGGGTGGCGGCGCGAGAGGTACACGCACGGGATGCACCCGGCGCAGATGGAGGCGCTCCGCGCCATGTGCGGCGCGCTCATCCCCTCGCTGCCCGCGGACGGCGGCCACGGCCGCGGGGACCCGCCCGGCGGCAAGGACCTCGAGCGCTTCTaccgcgcctccgccgccgactCCACCATCCCCGACGAG GTTGCGGAGCTGATGGTGACGCGGTGCATCCGGGAGGCGGTGGCGCTGGCGTGGGTGGTGCTGTGGGTGCTGAGCACGCGAGTGGGCACGCTGCTGCTGTGCGGCCGCCTGTGCGCCGCCGGCGGCTTCCCCTACGTCCGCAAGTTCGCCGACATGCCGCCAGAGCGCCGGGAGGCGGCGCTGCAGCGATGGAACCGGGTGCGCTGGCTCTTCCCGCTCCGGATCGCCTTCGCTATCGTCAAGATCCTCTGCCACTACGTCTTCTACGCCATG GTGAACGAGAACTCTGAGAATCCGTACTGGAAAGCGATTGGATACAGCGTTCACGAGCAACGGGAGGGtcaggcggaggcggcgccgtcgccgtcccgGCCTCTCGACGTCGGCGTCGTGGAGACCAGGCTGCTGAACGACAACGCGCTACTCAGGTCGCTCGTGGGCAGGGGCCTCACGGTGAAGCCGGCCGCGTCGGACGCGGACCACCACGTCGTGCAATGCGACGCCGTCATCGTCGGGtcaggctgcggcggcggcgtggccgcGGCCGTGCTCGCTTCCGCGGGGTACAAGGTGGTCGTCGTCGAGAAGGGCGACTACTTCACCGCCGCGGACTACAGCTCGATCGAGGGCCCGTCCATGGAGCGCCTCTTCGAGCGGGGCGGCATCTTCTGCACGTCCAACGTGACCACGATGATCTTCACGGGCGCCACggtcggcggcggctcggcggtgAACTGGTCCGCCAGCATCCGCACGCCGAGGGAGGTGACGCAGGAGTGGGCGCGCGAGCACGGGCTCCCGGTGTTCGCGAGCCCCGGGTACGTGCAGGCCATGGACGCGGTGTGCGACCGGCTCTCGGTGACCGACGGGTGCCGGGAGGAAGGGTTCCAGAACAAGGTGGTCCGCCGCGGGTGCGAGGCGCTCGGGCTGTGCGCGGACGCCGTGCCGCGCAACTCGTCGGAGGGACACTTCTGCGGGAGCTGCAACTTCGGCTGCCCCACCGGCGACAAGCGCGGCACGGACACGACGTGGCTCGTGGACGCCGTCGCGCGCGGCGCGGTCATCCTGACCGGCTGCAAGGCCGAGCACTTCGTGTTCGAGAAAAACAGCAGCAGCGGGCGCGGCCGGGGCAAGAAGTGCGTGGGTCTGGTGGCGACGTGCGCGAGCGACGGCGTCTCCAAGAAGCTGCGCATCGAGGCCAAGGTCTCGATCGCGGCGTGCGGGGCGCTGAtgacgccgccgctgctgcgcaGCAGCGGGCTCAAGAACCGGCACATCGGCCGCAACCTCCACCTCCACCCGGTGTCCATGGCGTGGGGCTACTTCCCGGAGAGCAGGCAGGACCCTCAGCTCGCCGGCAAGTGCTACGAGGGCGGCATCATCACGAGCATGCACCGCGTCACGGAGCGCACCATCATCGAGACGCCGGCGCTGGGTCCCGGCGCCTTCGCCGCCATGGTCCCCTGGGAGTCCGGCCGCGACATGAAGGAGCGGATGCGCCGGTACTCCCGCACCGCGCACGCCTTCGCGCTGGTCCGCGACCGCGGCGCCGGGTTCGTGGACGGCGAGGGCCGCGTGCGCTTCACCCCGAGCCGCGAGGACGTGGAGGAGCTCCGCCACGGCCTGCGCCGCGCGCTGCGCATCCtggtggccgccggcgccgccgaggtCGGCACCCACCGCAGCGACGGGCAGCGGCTGCGGTGCAAGGGCCTCCGCGACGAGGACCTGGAGGCGTTCCTGGACGAGGTGACCGTCGAGAAGGGGCCCATGCACTCgagggccgacaggtgggcgcTCCACTGCTCGGCGCACCAGATGGGCAGCTGCCGGATGGGGTCCAGCCCCCGGGACGGCGCCGTGGACGGCCGCGGCGAGAGCTGGGAGGCCGAGGGGCTGTACGTGTGCGACGGCAGCCTGCTGCCGACGGCGGTGGGCGTGAACCCCATGATCACCATCCAGTCCATCGCCTACTGCCTCTCCAAGGGCATCGCCGAGACCCTGGCGCAGGGCGAGAAACAGTAG
- the LOC112875172 gene encoding long-chain-alcohol oxidase FAO2-like isoform X3, with the protein MATKEKAAAAGRRKGSPMLRGCKREAYTHGLRPPQMEALRAMCGAIIPSLPLLPGGGAKAGLERFYRASAADGAIPDEVAQMATRCVWEATLLMRVVLWILSTKVGTLALCGWLCISGRFPYVSKFADMPVERREEVLKRWNKARWLFPLKVTFVIIKILSHYSFYTMVNKDSDNPSWKAIGYSVPDIDRPHKEDRTEEAAPSPSPRPLDSGVVEARSLNDATLLRSLSEKGLEVKADVSGAHHTVRCDVVIVGSGCGGGVAAAVLAAAGHKVVVVEKGDYFTAGDYSSIEGPSMERLYEKGGIFCTSNASTIMFTGATVGGGSAINWSASIRTPEWVTQEWAAEHGLPLFGRPEYAHAMDAVCARLAVTGGCREEGFQNKVLRGGCEALGLRADAVPRNSPEGHFCGSCHLGCPTGEKRGTDTTWLVDSVARGAVVLTGCKAERFILESSPSKNGRSRKCVGLVATCLGDGVTRKLRIEARVSIAACGALMTPPLLRSSGLKNRHIGRNLHLHPVSMAWGYFPENKQQEPRPLTGTCYEGGIITTMHRVNARTIVQAPALGPGCMASLIPWESGRDMKDRMRRYARTAHAFALVRDRGAGTVGGEGRVRYSPGREDVAELRGGLRRALRILVAAGAAEVGTHRSDGLRLRCGGLRDEDLEAFLDEVTVASGPMFPGPDKWALLASAHQMSSCRMGASPRDGAVDGRGESWEAEGLYVCDGSVLPTAVGVNPMITIQSTAYCVSKGIAETLATAYVKKP; encoded by the exons ATGGCAACGAaggagaaggcggcggcggcggggaggaggaagggaagcCCGATGCTGCGGGGGTGCAAGCGCGAGGCGTACACGCACGGGCTGCGCCCGCCGCAGATGGAGGCGCTCCGGGCCATGTGCGGCGCGATCATCCCGTCCCTGCCGCtcctccccggcggcggcgccaaggCCGGCCTCGAGCGGTTCTACCGCGCGTCCGCCGCCGACGGCGCCATCCCCGACGAG GTCGCGCAGATGGCCACCCGCTGCGTATGGGAGGCTACGTTGTTGATGCGAGTTGTCCTCTGGATCCTGAGCACCAAGGTGGGCACACTGGCGCTATGTGGCTGGCTGTGCATCTCCGGCAGGTTCCCTTACGTCTCCAAGTTCGCCGACATGCCGGTGGAGCGGCGAGAGGAAGTGCTGAAGCGGTGGAACAAGGCTCGGTGGCTGTTCCCCCTCAAGGTCACCTTCGTCATCATCAAGATCCTCTCCCACTACTCGTTCTACACAATG GTAAACAAGGACTCGGACAACCCTTCCTGGAAAGCAATAGGGTACAGCGTGCCAGACATCGACAGGCCACATAAGGAAGACCGGACGGAAGAAGCAgcaccgtcgccgtcgccgcgcccACTGGACAGCGGCGTCGTGGAGGCCAGATCCCTGAACGACGCGACGCTGCTCAGGTCACTCTCGGAAAAAGGACTGGAGGTGAAAGCGGACGTGTCGGGCGCGCACCACACGGTGCGATGCGACGTCGTCATCGTTGGTTCAGGCTGCGGGGGCGgcgtggccgccgccgtgctcgccGCAGCGGGGCACaaggtcgtcgtcgtcgagaaGGGGGACTACTTCACAGCTGGGGATTACAGCTCCATCGAGGGCCCCTCCATGGAGCGCCTCTACGAGAAGGGGGGCATCTTCTGCACGTCCAACGCGTCGACCATCATGTTCACGGGCGCGACGGTCGGCGGCGGCTCCGCGATCAACTGGTCGGCGAGCATCCGCACGCCGGAGTGGGTCACGCAGGAATGGGCTGCCGAGCACGGGCTCCCCCTGTTCGGGAGGCCGGAGTACGCGCACGCCATGGACGCGGTCTGCGCCCGGCTCGCGGTGACCGGCGGGTGCCGGGAGGAGGGGTTCCAGAACAAGGTGCTCCGCGGCGGCTGCGAGGCGCTCGGGCTGCGCGCCGACGCCGTGCCGCGCAACTCGCCGGAGGGCCATTTCTGCGGCAGCTGCCACCTCGGCTGCCCCACCGGCGAGAAGCGCGGCACCGACACGACGTGGCTCGTCGACTcggtggcgcgcggcgcggTCGTACTGACGGGGTGCAAGGCCGAGCGCTTCATCCTCGAGAGCAGCCCCAGCAAGAACGGCCGGAGCAGGAAGTGCGTGGGCCTGGTGGCGACGTGCCTGGGCGACGGCGTCACCAGGAAGCTGCGCATCGAGGCCAGGGTTTCCATCGCGGCGTGCGGCGCGCTCATGACGCCGCCTCTGCTCCGCAGCAGCGGGCTCAAGAACAGGCACATCGGCCGCAACCTCCACCTCCACCCGGTGTCCATGGCGTGGGGGTACTTCCCCGAGAACAAGCAGCAGGAGCCGCGGCCGCTCACCGGCACGTGCTACGAGGGcggcatcatcaccaccatgcACCGCGTCAACGCCCGCACCATCGTGCAGGCGCCGGCGCTGGGGCCGGGGTGCATGGCGTCGCTGATCCCCTGGGAGTCGGGCCGCGACATGAAGGACCGGATGCGCCGTTACGCGCGCACCGCGCACGCCTTCGCGCTGGTCCGCGACCGCGGCGCGGGGACCGTGGGCGGCGAGGGCCGCGTGCGCTACTCCCCGGGGCGGGAGGACGTGGCCGAGCTCCGCGGCGGCCTGCGCCGCGCGCTGCGCATCCtggtggcggccggcgcggccgaGGTCGGCACCCACCGCAGCGACGGGCTCCGGCTGCGGTGCGGCGGCCTCCGCGACGAGGACCTGGAGGCGTTCCTGGACGAGGTGACCGTCGCGAGCGGGCCCATGTTCCCGGGCCCGGACAAGTGGGCGCTCCTGGCGTCGGCGCACCAGATGAGCAGCTGCCGGATGGGCGCGAGCCCCCGGGACGGCGCCGTGGACGGCCGCGGCGAGAGCTGGGAGGCCGAGGGGCTGTACGTGTGCGACGGCAGcgtgctgcccacggcggtgggTGTGAACCCCATGATCACCATCCAGTCCACCGCGTACTGCGTCTCCAAGGGCATTGCCGAGACCCTGGCGACGGCGTATGTCAAGAAACCGTAG